One genomic segment of Streptomyces niveus includes these proteins:
- the kynU gene encoding kynureninase, translated as MSETREVPSASEVLLKRAAELDAADELAARRELFALDDDSVYLDGNSLGALPRHVPALVQDVVARQWGELRIRSWTEGGWWTAPERIGDRIAPLVGAGPGRIVVGDSTSVNVFKAVVAAARLAGEGRDELLVDALTFPSDGYIAESAARMTGLRLVPVSPADLRGAAGPRTAAALVNHVDFRTGRLHDLPGITAALHDAGALAIWDVCHSAGALPVGLDEHGVDLAVGCTYKYLNGGPGSPAFLYVSECHQAAFDSPLPGWTSHADPFGMTPEYAAADGATRGRVGTPDILSMLALEAALDVWEGVSLEVLRAKSLALTDFFLRCVEAYAPADRVSSLTPVPHAERGSQVALRCAEAPAVMAELITRGVIGDLRRPDVLRFGFTPLYVGFRDAERAARVLGEVLAKVPAGGPADVSADVPGPAGDILA; from the coding sequence ATGTCTGAGACGCGGGAAGTGCCTTCTGCGTCCGAGGTGTTGCTGAAGCGCGCCGCCGAACTCGACGCGGCGGACGAACTGGCCGCGCGCCGCGAGCTGTTCGCCCTCGACGACGACTCCGTCTACCTGGACGGCAATTCACTCGGGGCGCTGCCCCGCCACGTTCCCGCGCTGGTCCAGGACGTCGTGGCCCGGCAGTGGGGCGAGCTGCGCATCCGCTCCTGGACCGAGGGCGGCTGGTGGACCGCGCCGGAGCGGATCGGCGACCGGATCGCGCCGCTGGTCGGCGCGGGACCCGGCCGGATCGTGGTCGGTGACTCCACAAGTGTCAACGTCTTCAAGGCCGTTGTGGCGGCGGCCCGGCTGGCGGGGGAGGGCCGCGACGAACTCCTCGTGGACGCCCTGACGTTCCCCTCTGACGGGTACATCGCCGAGTCGGCCGCGCGCATGACGGGCCTGCGACTGGTGCCGGTGTCTCCCGCAGATCTGCGGGGCGCCGCCGGACCGCGTACGGCCGCCGCGCTTGTCAACCACGTCGACTTCCGTACGGGGCGGCTCCACGACCTGCCCGGTATCACGGCGGCACTGCACGACGCGGGCGCGCTCGCGATCTGGGACGTGTGCCACAGCGCGGGCGCGCTGCCGGTCGGGCTGGACGAGCACGGGGTCGACCTGGCGGTCGGCTGCACGTACAAGTACCTGAACGGCGGGCCGGGTTCACCCGCGTTCCTGTACGTCTCCGAGTGCCACCAGGCGGCCTTCGACTCCCCGCTGCCCGGCTGGACGTCGCACGCGGACCCGTTCGGGATGACACCGGAGTACGCGGCGGCGGACGGCGCGACGCGCGGCCGGGTCGGCACGCCGGACATCCTCTCCATGCTGGCGCTGGAAGCGGCGCTCGATGTGTGGGAGGGCGTGTCGCTGGAGGTCCTGCGGGCCAAGAGCCTGGCGCTGACGGACTTCTTCCTCCGCTGCGTGGAGGCGTACGCCCCGGCGGACCGGGTCTCCTCACTGACCCCGGTCCCGCACGCGGAACGCGGCAGCCAGGTGGCACTGCGCTGCGCGGAGGCGCCCGCGGTGATGGCGGAACTGATCACCCGCGGCGTGATCGGCGACCTGCGCCGCCCGGACGTACTGCGCTTCGGCTTCACACCGCTGTACGTCGGCTTCCGCGACGCGGAGCGGGCGGCACGGGTGCTGGGGGAGGTCCTGGCGAAGGTCCCGGCGGGCGGACCGGCGGATGTCTCCGCGGATGTTCCGGGGCCGGCGGGGGACATCCTCGCCTGA
- a CDS encoding CHAT domain-containing protein: METDDAGELFKEGAERIAAALTADPGTALDADACHVLGVYHWIRFTALPVGAAQEEELVEAVRFLAPVYDAAPDAVPEPLHIAFTDGESDELSGEEAFEVGLAVCRAYERGRHLPLLRRAVELFRSAIAGMSDSSPDRAMVVNNLGHTLRLTYEQTEDAGTLDEALTVAREAVGASGHPEHAMFLSNLGLVLLLSYTRDKDRRDKDRRDKDRRDKDTRTLGEAVAVARRAVETTSPAHPRLMMYRSNLGIILHTWADAESDPVAAAEAIELTRTVVAALAEGDPARGTQLHILLFALQTQYGRTAEPDLLFEAVAVGREAVTTLPAGHPRRFDCLEKLAVCLSRLFKHTGEIAELRESIAAGRAVVDAAPAGSSADRARHLHNLGESLRTLAEHSTEPAAAEEAVTLARAAVAADDGPQHRLWLSGLAVALLQRYEYVGGVSLLVEAVACERAAVAATPADRPERLRSMNNLGMALRLRYEAVGGDEFLDEAVDIGRAVVAALPAGHPDLAMALSNLGNALARKNERDGGYERAPESITHARAAVDATPVAHPDRPKWMNNLGMALQALASHTGTREPLEEAVTVLRGTVAVLPEGHPYLAVALGNLANALTNLFDRTGELTLLREAASTARRAVDVTPVQLPQHSIALSNLGRILHFLAWHTGESRLLGEAVEAARGAVAALPDGHPNHARFLGSLGSVLETSFQRTGDSEHIAEAVTVCREAVAAFPDGHPHRVHHLFGLSSALYAQALRSRDVRTTSEAAATARQVVDAIPRDHFNRNGALVNLATALVLRFNHDGDVAGLREAVDATREAVAITPPGLPSYAAVLNSHAGALHMLATHTEDTALLAEILSSSRLAAQDTSAAVWTRVAAYRSIAALADPADSGAQEALAAAEAAVALLPQIGLGTLDLTDRGHLIGEAGSLAGAAAAAALNAGRAHRAVELLEQSRGVLTAESVADGAGDLDRLRSAAPGLVEAIEEVRNRREALDRPVPTAGGPGLGAPESPEARAAARREAQAEWDGLLTRIRSLDGFSGFLAPPGAADLSAQAAGGPVVYVSAAPRRCDALVLTGDPGDPVRVVPLGGLTEAEIVRRIVTLAAAIDATSDPALDPVGRRAAQRDILGVLTWLWDTVTEPVLSALGHTGPPAPGEPWPRVWWCPVGLLAYLPLHAAGHHEDLADDSPRRGAPRTVLDRVVSSYTATVRGLARARERRAGPEVRTAIVAVPDAPDAGPLEGAATEAELLTGLVPGAEALPHPTRSTVLAALPDHQVAHFACHSEPHRTDPWRSRLILPDHRTDPLTVADIGALRLDGGLAFLSACTTTLTAPRLADEALHMTGAFQLAGYPHVVGTQWPVADRAAHQLATDFYGRLTAGGTAPPDPALSPEALHHAVRRLRADYPVTPTTWAAHTHTGV; encoded by the coding sequence GTGGAGACGGACGACGCCGGTGAGTTGTTCAAGGAGGGCGCGGAACGTATTGCCGCCGCCCTGACCGCGGATCCCGGCACGGCGCTGGACGCCGACGCCTGCCACGTACTGGGCGTGTACCACTGGATCCGGTTCACCGCGCTGCCGGTCGGCGCGGCGCAGGAGGAGGAGCTGGTCGAGGCCGTGCGCTTCCTGGCCCCGGTGTACGACGCCGCCCCCGACGCGGTGCCGGAGCCGCTGCACATCGCCTTCACGGACGGAGAGAGCGACGAACTGTCCGGCGAGGAGGCCTTCGAAGTGGGCCTCGCCGTGTGCCGGGCGTACGAGCGCGGTCGTCATCTTCCGCTGCTGCGCCGGGCCGTCGAGCTGTTCCGTTCGGCGATCGCCGGGATGTCCGACAGTTCGCCCGACCGGGCCATGGTCGTCAACAACCTCGGGCACACCCTGCGGCTGACGTACGAGCAGACGGAGGACGCCGGGACGCTGGACGAGGCGTTGACGGTCGCCCGGGAGGCGGTCGGCGCGTCCGGGCATCCCGAACACGCCATGTTTCTCAGCAATCTGGGGCTCGTCCTCCTCCTGTCGTACACGCGGGACAAGGACAGGCGGGACAAGGACAGGCGGGACAAGGACAGGCGGGACAAGGACACCCGGACGCTCGGCGAGGCGGTCGCCGTCGCGCGCCGGGCCGTTGAAACAACCTCGCCCGCCCACCCCCGGCTGATGATGTATCGCAGCAACCTCGGCATCATCCTGCACACGTGGGCCGACGCCGAGTCCGATCCGGTGGCAGCCGCCGAGGCCATCGAGCTGACCAGGACCGTCGTCGCCGCCTTGGCCGAGGGTGACCCCGCACGCGGCACACAGCTCCACATCCTGCTCTTCGCTCTCCAGACGCAGTACGGGCGGACGGCCGAGCCCGACCTGCTCTTCGAGGCGGTCGCCGTCGGCCGGGAGGCCGTCACCACTCTTCCCGCCGGCCATCCCCGCCGGTTCGACTGTCTGGAGAAGCTCGCCGTCTGTCTGAGCCGGCTGTTCAAGCACACCGGTGAGATCGCGGAGCTGCGGGAGTCGATCGCCGCCGGACGGGCCGTGGTCGACGCGGCCCCCGCCGGGTCGTCGGCCGACCGCGCGCGCCATCTCCACAATCTCGGTGAGAGCCTTCGTACGCTGGCCGAGCACAGCACGGAGCCCGCGGCGGCGGAGGAGGCGGTCACTCTCGCACGGGCCGCGGTCGCGGCCGACGACGGTCCGCAGCACCGGCTGTGGCTGAGCGGGCTGGCCGTCGCGCTGCTCCAGCGGTACGAGTACGTGGGGGGCGTCAGCCTGCTCGTCGAAGCCGTCGCGTGCGAGCGTGCCGCCGTCGCAGCCACGCCCGCCGACCGGCCCGAGCGACTTCGGTCGATGAACAACCTCGGTATGGCACTGCGTCTGCGTTATGAGGCGGTGGGCGGGGACGAGTTCCTGGACGAGGCGGTCGACATCGGCCGGGCGGTCGTCGCCGCGCTCCCCGCCGGTCATCCGGATCTGGCCATGGCCCTGAGTAATCTCGGGAACGCACTGGCCAGGAAGAACGAACGCGACGGCGGATACGAGCGTGCACCCGAGTCCATCACGCACGCCCGCGCCGCCGTCGACGCGACGCCCGTCGCTCACCCCGACCGTCCCAAGTGGATGAACAACCTGGGCATGGCACTTCAGGCGCTGGCGAGCCACACGGGGACGCGCGAGCCTCTTGAGGAGGCGGTGACCGTTCTGCGCGGCACCGTCGCCGTGCTTCCCGAGGGCCATCCCTATCTGGCCGTCGCCCTGGGCAATCTCGCCAACGCCCTGACCAATCTGTTCGACCGGACCGGGGAACTGACGCTGCTGCGGGAGGCCGCGTCGACCGCCCGCCGGGCAGTCGACGTCACCCCCGTCCAACTCCCGCAACACTCGATCGCCTTGAGCAACCTCGGCCGCATTCTGCACTTCCTGGCCTGGCACACAGGCGAATCACGGCTGCTGGGGGAAGCGGTGGAGGCAGCCCGCGGCGCCGTCGCCGCGCTTCCCGACGGCCACCCGAACCACGCGCGTTTCCTGGGCTCCCTGGGGTCCGTACTGGAGACGAGTTTCCAGCGCACCGGTGACAGCGAGCACATCGCGGAGGCGGTCACGGTCTGCCGCGAGGCCGTCGCCGCCTTCCCCGACGGCCATCCGCACCGCGTCCACCACCTGTTCGGGCTCTCCAGCGCTCTGTACGCGCAGGCACTGCGGAGCCGGGATGTCCGGACGACGTCGGAGGCGGCGGCCACGGCCCGCCAAGTCGTCGACGCCATTCCCCGCGACCACTTCAACCGCAACGGGGCGCTGGTCAACCTGGCCACTGCCCTGGTGCTGCGGTTCAACCACGACGGCGATGTCGCCGGGCTGCGCGAAGCGGTCGACGCGACGCGCGAGGCCGTCGCCATCACACCCCCCGGTCTGCCGAGCTACGCGGCCGTCCTCAACAGCCACGCCGGCGCCCTCCACATGCTCGCCACGCACACCGAGGACACCGCGCTCCTGGCCGAGATCCTGTCCTCCTCCCGGTTGGCGGCCCAGGACACCTCCGCCGCGGTCTGGACCCGGGTCGCCGCCTACCGGTCGATCGCCGCCCTGGCCGACCCGGCCGACAGCGGAGCGCAGGAAGCGCTCGCGGCGGCCGAGGCGGCCGTCGCCCTGCTGCCGCAGATCGGGCTCGGCACCCTGGACCTCACCGACCGGGGCCATCTGATCGGCGAAGCGGGCTCGCTGGCCGGGGCCGCGGCCGCCGCCGCGCTGAACGCGGGGCGTGCCCACCGCGCGGTCGAACTGCTGGAGCAGTCGCGTGGAGTGCTCACGGCCGAGTCGGTCGCGGACGGGGCCGGCGACCTCGACCGGCTGCGGTCGGCGGCCCCCGGTCTGGTGGAGGCCATCGAGGAGGTCCGGAACCGGCGAGAGGCCCTCGACCGCCCCGTCCCCACGGCCGGCGGCCCGGGCCTCGGAGCCCCCGAGTCCCCCGAGGCCCGGGCCGCCGCCCGCCGGGAGGCACAGGCCGAATGGGACGGACTGCTCACCCGTATCCGCTCCCTCGACGGCTTCTCCGGCTTTCTCGCACCCCCGGGAGCCGCCGACCTCTCCGCCCAGGCAGCCGGGGGCCCGGTGGTGTACGTCTCCGCCGCGCCGAGGCGCTGCGACGCGCTGGTCCTCACCGGTGATCCCGGCGACCCCGTACGCGTCGTGCCGCTCGGCGGCCTCACCGAGGCGGAGATCGTACGCCGCATCGTGACGCTGGCGGCGGCCATCGACGCCACCTCCGACCCCGCCCTGGATCCCGTCGGCCGGCGGGCGGCCCAGCGCGACATCCTGGGTGTGCTGACCTGGCTCTGGGACACGGTCACCGAACCCGTTCTGTCCGCCCTCGGCCACACCGGCCCCCCGGCCCCCGGCGAGCCCTGGCCGCGGGTGTGGTGGTGCCCCGTCGGTCTTCTGGCCTACCTGCCGCTGCACGCCGCCGGTCATCACGAGGACCTGGCCGACGACTCCCCGCGGCGCGGCGCGCCGCGCACCGTGCTGGACCGGGTCGTCTCCTCGTACACCGCCACCGTGCGCGGACTGGCCCGAGCCCGCGAGCGCCGGGCCGGGCCGGAGGTGCGGACGGCGATCGTCGCCGTACCCGACGCTCCCGACGCGGGGCCGCTGGAGGGCGCGGCGACCGAGGCCGAGCTTCTCACCGGGCTCGTCCCCGGCGCCGAGGCCCTTCCCCACCCGACCCGCTCCACCGTGCTCGCGGCGCTCCCCGACCACCAGGTGGCGCACTTCGCGTGCCACAGCGAGCCCCACCGGACCGATCCCTGGCGCAGCCGGCTGATTCTCCCGGATCATCGGACGGATCCGCTGACGGTCGCCGACATCGGCGCGCTGCGCCTGGACGGCGGGCTCGCCTTTCTCTCCGCGTGTACCACCACGCTGACCGCCCCGCGTCTGGCCGACGAGGCGCTCCATATGACCGGCGCGTTCCAACTCGCGGGCTATCCCCATGTGGTGGGCACCCAGTGGCCGGTGGCCGACCGTGCCGCCCACCAGCTCGCGACCGACTTCTACGGCCGGCTCACCGCCGGGGGGACCGCCCCGCCCGATCCGGCGCTGTCCCCCGAGGCCCTGCACCACGCCGTCCGCCGCCTGCGCGCCGACTACCCGGTCACCCCCACCACTTGGGCCGCGCATACGCATACCGGAGTCTGA
- a CDS encoding DUF3151 domain-containing protein: MAIHKDLLGGPPPTHLPDDPEPRELLANGTAPADVAAKYPTSSLAWAQLADDAFENGRVVESYAYARTGYHRGLDSLRRSGWKGHGPVPWEHEPNRGFLRALHALARSAQAIGEHEEYERCSVFLRDSSAAAADTLG, from the coding sequence ATGGCCATCCATAAAGACCTTCTCGGGGGACCGCCCCCCACACACCTGCCCGACGACCCCGAACCGCGTGAGCTTCTCGCGAACGGGACGGCGCCCGCCGACGTCGCGGCGAAGTATCCGACGTCGTCGCTCGCGTGGGCCCAGCTCGCCGACGACGCGTTCGAGAACGGCCGGGTCGTCGAGTCGTACGCGTACGCGCGTACCGGCTACCACCGGGGCCTGGACTCCCTGCGCCGCAGCGGCTGGAAGGGGCACGGCCCGGTGCCGTGGGAGCACGAGCCGAACCGGGGCTTCCTGCGCGCCCTGCACGCCCTCGCCCGCTCCGCGCAGGCGATCGGCGAGCACGAGGAGTACGAGCGCTGCTCCGTCTTCCTGCGCGACTCCTCCGCGGCAGCGGCCGACACCCTCGGCTGA
- a CDS encoding DUF3152 domain-containing protein, with translation MGKRVPPPRRRRLYTRALPLGLGVTALLVGGGAALADRSESGPTAGAGAPQDDKPPSTATTKPPPPPPPSASAGAGAEPSPGTPSRIPIPPDGPGTFTTARSAGSPVGSGGTVRRYKVLVEKGIDLSEREAAVEIETILAHPRGWTSDGRHSFQLVGSGPSDFEVKIATPGTVDRICGAAGLLTRGEVNCTVGRTVVVNLKRWVLGSDQFDGPVTEYRALIINHEVGHRLGRGHVTCGGAGKPAPAMMQQIKGLRGCHANAWPYAENGTYITGPAVP, from the coding sequence TTGGGCAAGCGTGTCCCGCCCCCGCGCCGGCGCCGTCTGTACACGCGCGCGCTGCCCCTCGGTCTGGGCGTGACCGCGCTCCTCGTCGGCGGTGGCGCCGCCCTCGCCGATCGGTCGGAGTCCGGTCCCACCGCCGGGGCCGGGGCCCCGCAGGACGACAAGCCCCCTTCCACGGCGACCACGAAGCCGCCCCCGCCCCCGCCCCCGAGCGCCAGCGCCGGCGCCGGCGCCGAGCCGAGCCCCGGGACGCCGTCCCGCATCCCCATACCGCCCGACGGCCCCGGCACCTTCACGACCGCCCGTTCCGCCGGCTCACCCGTCGGTTCCGGTGGCACGGTGCGCCGCTACAAGGTCCTGGTCGAGAAGGGCATCGACCTCTCCGAGCGGGAGGCGGCCGTCGAGATCGAGACAATCCTGGCGCACCCCCGCGGCTGGACCTCCGACGGCCGGCACTCCTTCCAGCTCGTGGGCTCCGGACCGTCCGACTTCGAGGTCAAGATCGCGACGCCGGGCACGGTGGACCGGATCTGCGGCGCCGCGGGCCTGCTCACGCGCGGCGAGGTGAACTGCACCGTCGGCCGCACCGTCGTGGTGAACCTCAAGCGGTGGGTGCTGGGGTCCGACCAGTTCGACGGCCCGGTCACCGAGTACCGCGCGCTGATCATCAATCACGAGGTCGGCCACCGCCTTGGCCGGGGCCATGTCACCTGCGGCGGCGCCGGAAAGCCCGCGCCCGCGATGATGCAGCAGATCAAGGGTCTGCGCGGCTGCCATGCGAATGCCTGGCCCTATGCGGAGAACGGGACGTACATCACAGGTCCGGCGGTGCCGTGA
- a CDS encoding MalY/PatB family protein, with product MGYDFDTPVDRRGTWSVQWDGVADRFGVDGLLPFTISDMDFASAPEVLAALQDRLAHGVLGYTDWRHEDFLSALRHWFTTRYDTELDTDRVVYAPSVLNQVSQLLRMWTAPGDGVVVHTPTYDGFRKAVTGLGRELRGVPVGDTTDGTAGGTAADHTAALERELARADSKVLILCSPHNPTGHVWTESELTVFAGLAAKYGVAVISDEIHADFVHPEFVPDGRRHLPWSRFGTGRWAIVTSASKSFNFPALSGSYGVIGDPDDHAEFMRRMLTAEGLASPAVLALTAHITAYRQGAPWLDALNTYVAGNLRMLADRLDAAFPRLAWRPPEAGYLAWIDLRALDVDDAALQRELIDHEKVAIMPGTTYGCEGYVRLNVGCPRAKAELGTDALIRALGRLAR from the coding sequence GTGGGCTACGACTTCGACACCCCCGTCGACCGCCGCGGCACCTGGAGCGTCCAGTGGGACGGGGTCGCCGACCGCTTCGGCGTGGACGGGCTGCTCCCCTTCACCATCTCCGACATGGACTTCGCGTCCGCGCCCGAAGTGCTCGCCGCCCTTCAGGACCGTCTCGCGCACGGTGTGCTCGGCTACACGGACTGGCGGCACGAGGACTTCCTGTCGGCGCTGCGCCACTGGTTCACCACGCGCTACGACACCGAGCTGGACACCGACCGCGTCGTGTACGCGCCGTCCGTGCTCAACCAGGTGTCGCAACTGCTGCGGATGTGGACCGCCCCCGGCGACGGCGTGGTCGTCCACACCCCCACGTACGACGGCTTCCGCAAGGCGGTCACCGGGCTCGGCCGCGAGCTGCGCGGGGTGCCGGTGGGTGACACGACTGATGGCACGGCGGGCGGTACGGCCGCCGACCACACGGCCGCGCTGGAGCGGGAGCTGGCGCGCGCCGACAGCAAGGTGCTGATCCTGTGCTCGCCGCACAATCCGACGGGCCACGTGTGGACGGAGAGCGAGCTGACGGTGTTCGCCGGGCTGGCCGCCAAGTACGGCGTGGCGGTGATCAGCGACGAGATCCACGCCGACTTCGTGCACCCCGAATTCGTCCCGGACGGCCGCCGCCATCTGCCGTGGTCCCGGTTCGGCACGGGCCGGTGGGCGATCGTCACCTCGGCGTCCAAGTCCTTCAACTTCCCGGCGCTCAGCGGCTCGTACGGCGTCATCGGCGACCCGGACGACCACGCGGAGTTCATGCGCCGGATGCTGACCGCCGAAGGGCTCGCCTCACCGGCGGTTCTCGCGCTGACGGCCCACATCACCGCGTACCGCCAGGGCGCGCCCTGGCTGGACGCGCTCAACACGTACGTCGCGGGCAACCTCCGCATGCTCGCCGACCGCCTCGACGCCGCCTTCCCCCGGCTGGCCTGGCGCCCGCCGGAGGCCGGTTATCTCGCCTGGATCGATCTGCGGGCCCTGGACGTGGACGACGCCGCGCTCCAGCGCGAGCTGATCGACCACGAGAAGGTGGCGATCATGCCGGGCACGACGTACGGCTGCGAGGGCTACGTACGGCTCAACGTGGGCTGCCCGCGCGCCAAGGCGGAACTGGGCACGGACGCGTTGATCCGTGCGCTGGGTCGGCTCGCCAGGTAG
- a CDS encoding MFS transporter: MDIRLGTASGRWIVLTTVLGSSMALLDSTVVNVALPHIGDDLNASLADLQWTVNAYMLTLAGLILLGGSLGDRFGRRRIFVLGIVWFALGSLLCGIAPTAEVLILARALQGVGGALLVPGSLALIQASFHPDDRARAVGLWSGFGGVGAAVGPFLGGFLVDGPGWRWVFLLNIPLAAICVPVALRHVPESRDPAAHGRFDVLGAVLGAAALGLVTYALIAKSWWAGVAGVLVGVWFVLLERRRPDPMLPPSIFSSRLFTSVNVVTLCVYAAFGGFFFLAALQLQVVAGYSALGAGTALLPTTVLMLLFSAKSGELGARIGPRIPLTVGPLLCACGLLLMLRVGGGADGSYVRDVLPALVVMGLGMVTLVAPLTATVLASVDSSRAGLASGINNAAARAAGLLAVAALPLLAGAGPEVYRSPTQFDAAFDRSMPLCAGVLVLASLIAFTTVRTPKAAPGEKAETAPSLPQCKVNCGLSSPPLEPTVVRKEATEGGASAAGA; this comes from the coding sequence ATGGACATCAGGCTGGGCACGGCCTCCGGCCGGTGGATCGTGCTGACGACGGTGCTCGGCTCCAGCATGGCGCTGCTCGACTCGACCGTCGTCAACGTCGCGCTGCCGCACATCGGTGACGATCTCAACGCGAGCCTGGCCGACCTCCAGTGGACCGTCAACGCCTACATGCTCACGCTCGCCGGGCTGATCCTGCTCGGCGGGTCGCTCGGGGACCGGTTCGGGCGCCGGCGGATCTTCGTGCTCGGAATCGTGTGGTTCGCGCTCGGGTCGCTGCTGTGCGGCATCGCGCCCACCGCCGAGGTGCTGATCCTTGCGCGGGCGCTCCAAGGGGTGGGTGGCGCGCTGCTGGTGCCCGGGTCGCTGGCGCTGATCCAGGCGAGTTTCCATCCGGACGACCGGGCGCGGGCCGTGGGGCTGTGGTCGGGGTTCGGGGGTGTCGGGGCGGCCGTCGGGCCGTTCCTGGGCGGGTTTCTGGTGGACGGGCCGGGGTGGCGGTGGGTCTTCCTGCTGAACATTCCGCTGGCCGCGATCTGTGTGCCGGTGGCGCTGCGGCACGTACCGGAGTCGCGGGACCCGGCGGCGCACGGGCGGTTCGACGTGCTCGGCGCGGTGCTGGGCGCCGCCGCGCTGGGGCTGGTGACGTACGCGCTGATCGCGAAGTCGTGGTGGGCCGGGGTGGCGGGTGTGCTGGTGGGGGTGTGGTTCGTCCTGCTGGAGCGGCGCCGGCCCGATCCGATGCTGCCGCCGTCGATCTTCTCCTCGCGGCTGTTCACGTCGGTCAATGTGGTGACGCTGTGCGTGTACGCGGCGTTCGGCGGGTTCTTCTTCCTGGCGGCGTTGCAACTCCAGGTGGTCGCGGGGTACTCCGCGCTCGGCGCCGGGACGGCGCTGCTGCCGACGACCGTGCTGATGCTGCTGTTCTCCGCGAAGTCGGGTGAGCTGGGCGCGAGGATCGGGCCGCGTATCCCGCTCACGGTGGGGCCGCTGCTGTGCGCCTGCGGGCTGCTGCTGATGCTGCGGGTGGGCGGCGGCGCGGACGGCTCGTACGTGCGGGACGTACTGCCCGCGCTGGTGGTGATGGGGCTCGGCATGGTGACGCTGGTCGCGCCGCTGACCGCGACGGTCCTGGCGTCCGTCGACAGCTCGCGCGCCGGCCTGGCCAGCGGTATCAACAACGCGGCCGCGCGCGCCGCGGGTCTGCTGGCGGTGGCCGCGCTGCCGCTGCTGGCGGGCGCGGGGCCGGAGGTGTACCGCTCGCCGACACAGTTCGACGCGGCGTTCGACCGGTCGATGCCGCTGTGCGCGGGGGTGCTGGTCCTGGCGTCGCTGATCGCCTTCACGACGGTGCGTACGCCGAAGGCGGCTCCGGGCGAGAAGGCGGAGACCGCGCCCAGCCTGCCCCAGTGCAAGGTGAACTGCGGACTGTCGTCGCCGCCGCTGGAGCCGACGGTTGTACGCAAGGAGGCGACGGAGGGGGGCGCGTCGGCGGCGGGCGCGTAG
- a CDS encoding tryptophan 2,3-dioxygenase family protein — protein sequence MSQHPDASGAGSEAPNLDFAGTTPYEDYVQADVLTHLQHPMSDDPGEMVFLVTTQVMELWFTVIVHEWETASRALREDRVPVAVDALKRSVREFEALNASWTPLSQLTPVQFNSYRSALGDGSGFQSAMYRRMEFLLGEKSASMLVPHRGAPRVHAELEKALQEPSLYDEVLGLLARRGLPVPARALNRDFTQKYEPSTAVEEIWAGIYAEPDQHGEVIRLGEALTDVAELVWRWRNDHLVATRRAMGSKTGTGGSAGVAWLEKRAQKNVFPELWTARSHV from the coding sequence ATGTCGCAGCACCCCGATGCCTCCGGAGCCGGTTCGGAAGCCCCGAACCTCGACTTCGCGGGTACGACCCCGTACGAGGACTACGTCCAGGCGGACGTCCTCACCCATCTTCAGCACCCGATGTCCGACGACCCGGGCGAGATGGTCTTCCTGGTGACCACCCAGGTGATGGAGCTGTGGTTCACCGTCATCGTCCACGAGTGGGAGACCGCGTCGCGCGCACTGCGCGAGGACCGCGTCCCGGTCGCGGTCGACGCGCTCAAGCGGTCGGTGCGCGAGTTCGAGGCGCTGAACGCTTCGTGGACGCCCCTGAGCCAGCTCACGCCCGTGCAGTTCAACTCGTACCGCAGCGCGCTCGGCGACGGCTCCGGCTTCCAGTCGGCGATGTACCGGCGCATGGAGTTCCTGCTGGGCGAGAAGTCGGCGTCCATGCTCGTACCGCACCGTGGCGCGCCGCGTGTGCACGCGGAGCTGGAGAAGGCGCTCCAGGAGCCGAGCCTGTACGACGAGGTGCTGGGCCTGCTGGCCCGGCGCGGTCTGCCGGTGCCGGCGCGGGCGCTGAACAGGGACTTCACCCAGAAGTACGAGCCGTCGACGGCGGTCGAGGAGATATGGGCCGGGATCTACGCGGAGCCCGACCAGCACGGTGAAGTCATCAGGCTGGGCGAGGCGTTGACGGACGTCGCCGAGCTGGTGTGGCGCTGGCGCAACGACCATCTCGTGGCGACGCGGCGCGCGATGGGGTCCAAGACCGGGACGGGCGGCTCCGCCGGGGTCGCCTGGCTGGAGAAGCGCGCGCAGAAGAACGTGTTCCCGGAGCTGTGGACGGCGCGCAGCCATGTCTGA